One segment of Paenibacillus sp. FSL R7-0337 DNA contains the following:
- a CDS encoding DUF2812 domain-containing protein, giving the protein MRGNNKQTRYIMSWGLAFAEQEEMDKLSRLSEQGWILERFSRLGSGYIVRRGTARRRIYCLDIQHVLQQEVQEYHELFADSGWAYVCSAGNMHIFAAEPGTVPIHTDRSTLYEKYRTITHTSKIIAGTVTLLMLITFLMRYLSIHVWNLELLHHLTSVSMLLCAMLFLPSIMVYIAYTLRLRHYLE; this is encoded by the coding sequence ATGAGGGGAAACAATAAGCAGACACGCTATATTATGTCTTGGGGCTTGGCTTTTGCCGAGCAAGAGGAAATGGATAAATTAAGCAGATTGTCGGAACAGGGCTGGATACTGGAGCGTTTTTCCCGCTTAGGGTCTGGTTACATTGTCCGTAGAGGAACAGCCCGAAGACGGATTTATTGTCTGGATATCCAGCATGTACTTCAGCAGGAGGTGCAGGAATATCATGAGCTTTTTGCCGACAGCGGCTGGGCGTATGTATGTTCTGCCGGAAATATGCATATATTTGCTGCGGAACCCGGCACAGTTCCCATTCATACTGACCGTTCTACTCTCTATGAGAAATACCGCACAATTACTCATACCAGTAAAATTATAGCTGGCACAGTCACCCTGCTGATGTTAATTACCTTTCTAATGAGATACCTGTCCATTCACGTATGGAATCTTGAGCTGCTTCATCATCTGACGAGTGTGTCTATGTTGCTGTGCGCCATGCTCTTTCTCCCTTCTATTATGGTCTATATCGCGTATACTCTGAGGCTTAGACATTACTTAGAATAG
- a CDS encoding S-layer homology domain-containing protein — MADEITNIEIQMSHREGNTELSGPKRLKRTVQSYSVKAVSAVLASAMVLGGAGAAFADNSSTGAAVAAVSSQTAATGSGIFSDVKTGFWAEKHIYKLATQGIVVGNNGLFRPGDSVTQQEAVLMALRFMKLQGNVNTSTEVALPNDFVVTNYYKPYVILAFQHGLLDKTTEMAADNLKSSWGERKASREWVAELLIRALGQSASASAAASRPTGFADDAKVSANKRGYINTAVELGLANGLTGNRFDPQGAVTRAQLATFFSRAEAHNSLEYDNTFKGTVSSLKDGKLGLYTNGSTLEFTLNANTAYYTSTSENRISLNEIQPYTKVTVIGATYSAAYVELTDPAVQVEQAEGVFTKHTPGIIWVDSANGYDQYPYDSDTAFLDVNGAVIQPASITAGSKLTLLRETFTGSRKVVKVQVTSGIVNKTAKGTVQSVDTAAKSITFKNADGTVETFKWEDGTTLFSSPNSIIQPAELKAGAAVSYTIKDNTIRSVEVSSGVERVVKGFIYELTDSTIVYQKSDGTREVNLLAAPAIVIPNAVSPVIADLIADKTSGDNVQLTLNGSDQVTKIEVLSRQIEQYAAATVVDYNTKTQYLTFTDNNGKAHVVKMDEKTKMTYGGLITTSLTTMGAKLAENRKIDVTSINERAMSVELTTKYSGTLTAINTSTRTIVFKLGNGQLLTMSYPQAIEMFGKSGAVITDVPLNVPVTAVLASNQELISVLRVNGSSQFEIATINAGTNKMTVKLEGGSNSSELNLVNVPLTNEAGQKIALTELKAGDFVNLSFDGSTPLSLQTVKQVAGQVTAVDAAAGTFTVKDYTGASQPYTAGSGVRILRDGVTTNALSGLTTADRVLVRKDATGVVIISVFSQLNRTFARYESATNEIYTKRATLNENNKFGLALNVYIHQGDTTLPVQSLKENDNIIMYFNNDKVVEIVKQ, encoded by the coding sequence ATGGCTGACGAAATTACCAACATAGAAATCCAGATGAGCCATAGAGAGGGGAATACCGAATTGTCCGGTCCAAAACGATTAAAGCGTACGGTTCAATCTTATTCTGTAAAAGCGGTATCTGCCGTTCTGGCCAGTGCGATGGTGCTTGGCGGGGCAGGGGCTGCCTTTGCCGATAATTCTTCAACCGGAGCAGCCGTTGCTGCTGTATCTTCGCAGACGGCTGCAACTGGTTCAGGGATCTTCAGTGATGTCAAGACGGGCTTCTGGGCCGAAAAGCATATCTACAAGCTGGCAACTCAGGGCATCGTGGTTGGCAATAACGGCCTGTTCCGTCCTGGCGATTCTGTGACGCAGCAGGAAGCGGTGCTGATGGCGCTGCGCTTCATGAAGCTGCAGGGAAATGTGAACACCAGTACCGAAGTTGCGCTGCCTAATGATTTTGTGGTTACGAACTATTATAAGCCATATGTAATCCTGGCCTTCCAGCACGGACTGCTGGACAAGACTACGGAGATGGCTGCAGATAATCTCAAAAGCTCGTGGGGCGAGCGGAAGGCCAGCCGTGAATGGGTCGCGGAGCTGCTGATCCGTGCGCTTGGCCAGAGTGCATCTGCGTCAGCGGCTGCAAGCCGGCCGACAGGCTTTGCCGATGATGCCAAAGTGTCCGCGAACAAACGTGGCTACATTAATACAGCGGTTGAGCTGGGACTGGCGAATGGGTTAACCGGCAACCGCTTCGATCCGCAAGGCGCTGTGACCCGTGCGCAGCTGGCTACCTTCTTTAGCCGTGCTGAAGCGCATAATAGCCTGGAATACGACAATACGTTCAAAGGAACGGTCAGTTCACTCAAGGACGGCAAGCTGGGATTGTACACTAACGGCAGTACGCTGGAATTCACTCTGAATGCCAATACCGCCTACTACACCAGTACCTCCGAGAATCGTATCTCATTGAACGAGATTCAGCCCTATACGAAGGTTACTGTAATTGGAGCTACCTATAGCGCAGCTTATGTAGAACTCACAGATCCGGCAGTCCAGGTTGAGCAGGCTGAAGGTGTGTTCACCAAGCATACACCGGGTATCATCTGGGTCGATTCTGCGAACGGATACGATCAGTATCCCTACGATTCAGACACGGCTTTCCTGGATGTGAACGGAGCGGTTATTCAGCCCGCTTCCATCACCGCCGGCAGTAAGCTTACGCTGCTGCGTGAAACCTTCACCGGTTCCCGCAAGGTTGTGAAGGTGCAGGTCACCTCCGGTATTGTGAACAAGACGGCTAAAGGCACGGTTCAAAGCGTTGACACTGCAGCCAAGAGCATCACATTCAAGAATGCCGACGGCACAGTAGAAACCTTCAAATGGGAAGATGGGACTACGCTGTTCAGCTCCCCGAACTCTATCATTCAGCCCGCAGAGCTGAAAGCCGGTGCTGCTGTCTCTTATACCATCAAGGACAATACGATCCGTTCGGTAGAAGTCTCCTCCGGCGTGGAACGTGTAGTGAAGGGCTTCATCTATGAGCTGACAGATTCAACGATTGTCTATCAGAAGAGCGATGGCACCCGTGAAGTCAATCTGCTGGCTGCACCGGCCATTGTGATTCCTAACGCCGTAAGTCCGGTAATCGCTGACCTGATCGCTGACAAAACATCCGGAGACAATGTGCAGCTAACGCTGAACGGCAGTGATCAGGTGACAAAGATTGAGGTGCTGAGCCGCCAGATTGAGCAGTATGCGGCTGCTACCGTTGTAGATTACAACACCAAGACACAGTACCTGACCTTCACAGACAATAACGGCAAGGCTCATGTGGTCAAAATGGATGAGAAAACAAAGATGACTTACGGCGGGCTGATTACCACTTCACTGACCACCATGGGGGCCAAACTGGCTGAGAACCGGAAGATTGATGTGACCTCAATTAATGAACGTGCAATGTCTGTTGAACTCACGACCAAATATTCTGGTACCCTGACGGCTATCAATACTTCAACCAGAACGATTGTGTTCAAGCTGGGCAATGGACAATTACTGACGATGTCTTATCCGCAGGCCATTGAAATGTTTGGCAAAAGCGGGGCAGTCATCACCGATGTTCCGCTCAATGTGCCGGTAACGGCAGTGCTTGCCAGCAATCAGGAGCTCATCTCTGTGCTGCGTGTGAACGGGTCGTCCCAGTTCGAGATTGCTACCATCAATGCGGGCACTAACAAGATGACCGTGAAGCTGGAGGGTGGCAGCAACAGCAGCGAGTTAAACCTGGTGAATGTGCCGCTTACCAACGAAGCAGGCCAGAAGATCGCGCTGACTGAGCTGAAGGCCGGAGATTTCGTGAATCTCAGCTTCGACGGTTCCACACCGCTGTCCCTGCAGACGGTTAAACAGGTTGCCGGACAGGTAACGGCAGTGGATGCCGCAGCAGGTACATTCACTGTGAAGGATTATACGGGAGCCTCCCAGCCTTATACTGCGGGCAGCGGAGTAAGAATCCTCCGGGATGGTGTTACAACGAACGCTCTGAGCGGTCTTACCACAGCAGACCGGGTATTGGTGCGTAAGGATGCGACTGGTGTAGTGATCATCTCCGTGTTCAGTCAGTTGAACCGGACATTCGCCCGTTATGAGAGCGCGACGAATGAAATATACACTAAACGTGCCACGCTGAATGAGAATAATAAGTTTGGACTTGCCCTGAATGTATATATTCATCAAGGTGACACGACTTTACCCGTGCAATCTCTCAAAGAAAATGATAATATTATAATGTATTTCAACAACGACAAGGTTGTAGAAATTGTGAAACAATAA
- the nth gene encoding endonuclease III, with amino-acid sequence MKAAEVRHILDTIGGMFPDAHCELNHSNAFELTIAVLLSAQCTDATVNKVTEDLFQKYKAPIDYISVPLEELELDIRRIGLFRNKAKHIQNLCAILIEQYGGEVPQAHDLLVTLPGVGRKTANVVVSNAFGVPAIAVDTHVERVAKRLALAGWKDSVLEVEKKLMKAVPRDEWTLTHHRLIFFGRYHCKAQNPGCQICPLLDVCREGKKRMKTAVIRKAKDHTKANQELEKKRMG; translated from the coding sequence ATGAAAGCTGCAGAGGTCCGCCACATCCTGGACACTATCGGTGGCATGTTCCCTGATGCACATTGCGAGCTGAATCACAGCAATGCTTTTGAGCTTACCATAGCCGTGCTGCTCTCAGCCCAATGTACGGATGCAACAGTGAACAAGGTGACCGAGGACCTGTTTCAGAAGTACAAGGCTCCGATCGACTATATCTCAGTACCGCTGGAAGAGCTGGAGCTGGATATCCGGCGGATTGGTCTATTCCGCAACAAGGCCAAGCATATTCAGAACCTCTGCGCAATCCTGATTGAGCAGTACGGGGGTGAGGTGCCTCAGGCCCATGATTTGCTGGTAACTCTGCCTGGTGTCGGACGCAAGACTGCGAATGTGGTCGTATCGAATGCGTTCGGAGTGCCAGCGATTGCCGTGGATACTCATGTGGAACGGGTAGCCAAACGGCTCGCACTTGCGGGCTGGAAAGATTCCGTGCTGGAAGTGGAGAAGAAGCTGATGAAGGCGGTGCCGCGTGACGAATGGACGCTGACGCACCACCGGCTGATCTTTTTCGGGCGATATCACTGTAAGGCTCAGAATCCCGGGTGCCAGATCTGCCCGCTGCTGGATGTATGCCGGGAGGGCAAGAAACGTATGAAAACTGCTGTAATCAGGAAAGCTAAGGATCATACGAAAGCTAACCAAGAATTAGAGAAGAAGAGGATGGGATAG
- the purT gene encoding formate-dependent phosphoribosylglycinamide formyltransferase has translation MWGAPLSARSKKLLLLGSGELGKEVIIEAQRLGVETVAVDRYEAAPAMGVAHRSYVLDMLDAEALKQLIRTEKPDLIVPEIEAIATGALVELEEEGFLVVPTARAARLTMDREGIRRLAAEELGLPTAAYRFADSLDELRQAVSELGTPCVIKPIMSSSGKGQSVCRTPGDAEGCWNTALEGARAKGTRVIVEAFVTFESEITLLTVRSVSGTVFCPPIGHIQQDGDYVESWQPHQMSGAQLEEAEAIARAVTDQLGGYGIFGVELFLTADGVLFSEVSPRPHDTGMVTMITQDLSEFALHVRAILGFPLEAVRLLTPGASATLKTDGTGQAFAVTGIEEALALPRTQVRIFGKPEIRPGRRMAVTLSSAEDVEIARMTAKQAASKLQVEVYKDEQ, from the coding sequence ATGTGGGGAGCTCCTTTATCAGCCCGGAGTAAAAAGCTGCTGCTGCTCGGCAGCGGTGAACTGGGTAAGGAAGTCATTATCGAAGCTCAGCGCCTTGGCGTAGAGACCGTAGCTGTGGATCGTTATGAAGCGGCACCCGCGATGGGCGTGGCCCACCGCTCTTATGTACTGGACATGCTGGATGCAGAGGCACTCAAGCAGCTTATCCGTACTGAGAAGCCGGATTTGATTGTACCGGAGATTGAAGCCATTGCTACAGGGGCGCTGGTGGAGCTGGAGGAAGAAGGATTCCTCGTTGTTCCTACCGCCCGTGCTGCTCGGCTGACCATGGACCGCGAAGGCATCCGCCGTCTGGCGGCAGAAGAGCTGGGCCTGCCTACAGCGGCCTACCGGTTCGCTGACAGTCTGGATGAACTTCGCCAGGCCGTGTCAGAGCTGGGAACGCCTTGTGTGATTAAGCCGATCATGAGCTCATCAGGCAAAGGCCAGAGCGTGTGCAGAACACCAGGCGATGCGGAAGGCTGCTGGAATACGGCGCTTGAAGGCGCACGTGCGAAGGGGACACGCGTCATCGTGGAGGCTTTTGTTACCTTTGAGAGCGAGATTACACTGCTTACCGTCCGTTCGGTTAGCGGAACCGTATTCTGTCCGCCGATCGGCCACATTCAGCAGGATGGCGATTATGTAGAGTCCTGGCAGCCGCATCAGATGAGCGGGGCGCAGCTGGAAGAGGCTGAGGCCATCGCCCGGGCGGTTACCGATCAGCTTGGCGGTTATGGAATTTTTGGTGTGGAGCTGTTCCTCACCGCGGATGGGGTTCTGTTCAGTGAAGTGTCCCCCCGGCCGCATGACACAGGTATGGTTACAATGATTACGCAGGATTTGTCGGAATTTGCTCTGCATGTCAGAGCCATTCTTGGATTTCCGCTGGAAGCGGTACGTTTGTTGACACCGGGAGCTTCGGCCACCCTGAAGACTGATGGAACCGGACAAGCTTTTGCGGTGACCGGGATTGAAGAGGCATTGGCCCTTCCCCGCACGCAGGTCCGGATATTCGGTAAGCCGGAGATCCGCCCAGGGCGGCGGATGGCAGTAACACTCAGTTCAGCGGAAGATGTTGAAATCGCGCGGATGACGGCCAAGCAGGCTGCGTCTAAGCTACAAGTGGAGGTATACAAGGATGAACAGTAG
- a CDS encoding GNAT family N-acetyltransferase, with amino-acid sequence MNSSTQEQVLQIRKCGMNDLERVTALLREFGYPTTLSVMKERMEGMEHDPFHCTLVAELNNEVVGMIGLRQVKSYYKHADCITEITALIVSEELRGQGLGKRLVSAAEEWARHQGCCQLFLRSGNRVERAPAHAFYRHIGFEKTTGYRFNKALL; translated from the coding sequence ATGAACAGTAGTACTCAGGAGCAGGTACTGCAAATTCGCAAATGCGGCATGAATGATCTGGAGAGAGTGACAGCCCTTTTGCGTGAATTCGGCTATCCGACAACGCTTAGCGTGATGAAAGAGAGAATGGAAGGCATGGAGCATGATCCGTTCCACTGCACCCTGGTCGCAGAGCTCAATAACGAAGTTGTGGGAATGATCGGTTTACGGCAGGTGAAGTCCTACTACAAGCATGCCGATTGTATTACGGAGATTACCGCGCTGATTGTATCAGAGGAGCTTAGAGGACAAGGCCTTGGCAAAAGACTCGTGAGCGCAGCGGAAGAATGGGCACGCCATCAGGGCTGCTGCCAGCTGTTCCTGCGGAGCGGCAACCGCGTGGAACGTGCACCTGCACATGCGTTTTACCGCCATATCGGCTTTGAAAAGACAACAGGCTACCGCTTCAATAAAGCCCTGCTATAA
- a CDS encoding GerMN domain-containing protein yields the protein MNKKLTYAGIAAMLLLVISGCGDKPTAAPADAPGQDSTSVSSGAEGNNAGNDTPTATPAATSTPEPTATVTPAATEAPAVPEKQSLKIKTYYTDLQQNDLIPAEVSISFKDAKEKYTEAFKTLQKSDKADQIPLWSKIELKSLEFSNGQVVMDIHKPDEAQLGAGGESLAIGALSQMFFQFDEVKNIDVLVDGEQVESLMGHVDLVHPITRENNGL from the coding sequence ATGAACAAGAAATTGACATATGCAGGGATCGCTGCAATGCTGCTTCTCGTAATTTCGGGCTGCGGCGATAAACCTACTGCTGCACCGGCCGATGCGCCCGGTCAGGATTCAACCTCGGTATCCAGCGGTGCTGAAGGAAACAATGCCGGGAATGACACTCCCACTGCCACACCGGCAGCTACAAGTACGCCTGAGCCTACAGCAACTGTGACTCCAGCGGCTACGGAGGCACCGGCAGTGCCTGAGAAGCAGAGCCTTAAGATCAAGACGTATTATACTGACCTGCAACAGAACGACTTAATTCCGGCTGAAGTCTCTATCAGCTTCAAGGATGCTAAGGAGAAATATACGGAAGCCTTCAAAACACTCCAGAAGAGCGATAAGGCTGACCAAATTCCTCTATGGAGCAAGATTGAACTGAAATCACTGGAATTCTCCAATGGACAGGTTGTGATGGATATTCATAAGCCGGATGAGGCACAGCTTGGTGCAGGCGGCGAGTCTCTGGCGATTGGCGCGTTGTCACAGATGTTCTTCCAGTTCGATGAAGTGAAGAATATCGATGTGCTGGTAGATGGAGAACAGGTAGAGAGCCTGATGGGGCATGTGGATCTTGTGCATCCAATTACCCGCGAGAACAACGGATTGTAG
- a CDS encoding PadR family transcriptional regulator produces the protein MPKNTPLKTEQMSDSAYYILLALLLPKHGYAIMKYIEELTEGEITMGPATLYTLIKKLQKSGYILLHEDDDERRKTYQLTQAGTAMVEAEIERRLRMSKHGRLAQLNAKEELQ, from the coding sequence ATGCCTAAGAATACCCCCTTGAAAACTGAGCAAATGTCCGATTCTGCTTACTACATCCTGCTCGCTTTACTCTTACCTAAGCATGGCTATGCAATTATGAAATACATCGAAGAGCTTACCGAAGGCGAGATCACCATGGGTCCTGCGACATTATATACACTCATCAAGAAGCTGCAGAAATCCGGTTACATCCTTTTACACGAAGACGACGATGAACGGCGCAAGACCTATCAGCTTACTCAAGCGGGAACGGCTATGGTAGAAGCTGAGATCGAACGACGGTTAAGAATGTCAAAACACGGGAGATTGGCACAGCTAAATGCGAAGGAGGAGCTACAATGA
- a CDS encoding dynamin family protein produces the protein MKEAIERSEGGDVVGAERERVEQVTAGSSALRLLEERMRQWGEQKSAQIVADLRVKEHADELTLAFCGHFSAGKSSMINKLCGKPVLPSGPVPTSANIVSIRSGAPQVLLHPVDGSSGGNLGVIKTTPDRLQDFCRQGTEYSAIEVWEDVPVLGAHGVLMDTPGVDSTDEGHQAATRSALHLADAVFYVMDYNHVQSENNLAFAKSLSDWGKPLYLIINQIDKHREQEIPLEEYRRQVESAFREWGVHSAGLLFTSLKVEGHPLNQWKDLLSLISGLLEQRQVLLEYSLSRSMHHTADAVIADYREQQQEERAALLEEADGAAAEAVEAELLATMQEEASLEKLPEQSRVDLRSRLDALLGNTNLMPADLRDAAGAYIESLQPGFRRGLLFTAAKREKEQGARLLHWHSLQQREITAQLEWHTLELVREWAEGLELWQEEAEPMLKQAFPAVSQQWLADQVKPGTGASGEALLNFCRTLAAEIKAQFRRAVLAFGEPLLAQLPPLVEERRAELTRRGAALQRQAHALAALAALDRAAAARADDLAALLPPRRTLTPGALPGVPPLAAGVPSAASPEPPPRVAAAASPSAAPAWAAGTAQPAGGRRRLTQAAAALHAAAGVLRSEPAMASAARSLAARAEDLAGGRFTMALFGAFSAGKSSFANALLGEEVLPVSPHPATAAVGRILAPEGGFAHGTAAITMKRAEEVWEDILHSFSVLQLTPPQHDSWTAAVSRLQTGGLHPSALPHAGFLRAAAAGWEESRPLLGTERTVSLGEYRSLVADEKRACFVQSTDLYYDSPLTRSGIVLVDTPGADSLHARHTGVTFGYMKNADAICFVTYYNHAFSKADRSLLAQLGRIKDSFALDKMFFIINAADLAADEAELEEVKQHVAQNLRAGGLTSPRIYSVSSLLALEGKTSGAGEAYEASGFGSFEAALSAFAGDELPGLSLAAAKDSLSSVRGRAEEWQRLALMEADQQAEGMKQFRQRREAANLRLAALAQEDRPLRDLRREGAELLYHVRQRIAFSFGRSFQESFHPSILREDGGNLKDIFIACGRELERSLLRELEQELWATTLRLESAGRRFVTQAATAAAAELSIPDQELQLLENPDERWPAPAKLNCVLAPLDWAGLWSRFKSPRHFFEGPGRTEIRAAAEPWFKEAVAAAAQGQEHSLLTFYTDAAAAALSQAADQLREGLSEQEAAMSALLKGGDGAQHWGRIAEELRLQEQAFVEI, from the coding sequence ATGAAAGAAGCTATAGAACGCAGCGAAGGCGGGGATGTCGTGGGAGCAGAACGGGAAAGAGTGGAGCAGGTTACAGCGGGATCATCAGCGCTTAGGCTGCTGGAGGAGCGCATGAGGCAATGGGGAGAACAGAAGAGTGCGCAGATTGTAGCAGATCTAAGGGTTAAAGAGCACGCAGATGAGCTGACGCTGGCATTCTGCGGACATTTCTCGGCAGGGAAGTCAAGCATGATTAACAAGCTCTGTGGTAAGCCTGTGCTGCCTTCGGGTCCGGTTCCAACCAGTGCGAATATTGTATCGATCCGCAGCGGAGCACCGCAGGTGCTGCTGCATCCGGTGGACGGAAGTTCCGGAGGGAATCTTGGGGTGATCAAGACTACGCCTGACCGGCTTCAGGATTTCTGCCGCCAGGGGACTGAATATTCAGCGATAGAGGTGTGGGAGGATGTCCCGGTGCTGGGGGCTCACGGTGTGCTGATGGACACTCCCGGCGTAGATTCGACAGATGAGGGCCATCAGGCGGCGACGCGCTCGGCGCTGCATCTGGCGGATGCCGTGTTCTATGTGATGGATTACAATCATGTGCAGTCGGAGAATAATCTGGCGTTTGCCAAAAGCCTTAGTGACTGGGGAAAGCCGCTCTACCTGATCATCAATCAGATCGACAAGCACAGGGAGCAGGAAATCCCGCTGGAGGAATACCGGCGGCAAGTGGAAAGCGCTTTCCGGGAATGGGGGGTTCATTCTGCGGGGCTGTTGTTCACTTCACTTAAGGTGGAGGGGCATCCGCTGAATCAGTGGAAGGATCTGCTGTCGTTGATCTCCGGTCTGCTGGAGCAGCGGCAGGTACTGCTTGAATATAGCTTGTCCCGTTCCATGCATCATACGGCGGATGCTGTAATTGCGGATTATCGTGAGCAGCAGCAGGAGGAGCGGGCTGCGCTGCTCGAAGAGGCAGATGGTGCAGCGGCTGAAGCTGTGGAAGCAGAGCTCCTGGCAACGATGCAGGAGGAAGCGTCGCTGGAGAAATTGCCTGAACAGTCGCGGGTCGATCTGCGCAGCAGGCTGGACGCTCTGCTGGGCAACACGAATCTGATGCCGGCCGATCTGCGGGATGCAGCGGGCGCATACATCGAGAGCCTCCAGCCTGGCTTCCGGCGCGGCCTGCTCTTCACCGCTGCGAAGCGGGAGAAGGAGCAGGGAGCGCGGCTGCTGCACTGGCATAGCCTTCAGCAGAGAGAGATCACTGCCCAGCTGGAGTGGCACACTCTCGAGCTCGTGCGCGAATGGGCGGAAGGCCTGGAGCTATGGCAGGAGGAAGCGGAGCCTATGCTGAAGCAGGCCTTCCCGGCGGTGAGCCAGCAGTGGCTGGCGGATCAGGTGAAGCCGGGAACCGGGGCTTCGGGCGAGGCGCTGCTTAATTTCTGCCGCACGCTTGCGGCAGAGATTAAGGCGCAGTTCCGCCGCGCGGTCCTGGCCTTCGGCGAGCCGCTGCTGGCGCAGCTGCCGCCGCTGGTGGAGGAGCGGCGCGCGGAGCTCACGCGCCGCGGGGCGGCCCTGCAGCGGCAGGCGCATGCGCTCGCCGCGCTGGCCGCTCTGGACCGCGCGGCTGCCGCTCGCGCGGACGACCTGGCGGCGCTGCTGCCGCCGCGCCGCACCCTCACCCCCGGCGCTCTGCCGGGGGTGCCGCCCCTGGCGGCTGGCGTGCCTAGCGCCGCCAGCCCGGAACCGCCGCCGCGCGTGGCAGCGGCGGCAAGCCCTAGCGCCGCCCCGGCCTGGGCGGCGGGCACGGCACAGCCGGCGGGCGGGCGCCGCCGGCTGACACAGGCCGCTGCGGCGCTGCACGCGGCGGCCGGGGTGCTGCGGAGCGAGCCGGCTATGGCCTCGGCGGCGCGCAGCCTGGCGGCGCGGGCGGAGGACCTCGCCGGCGGCCGCTTCACGATGGCGCTGTTCGGAGCATTCAGCGCCGGCAAATCCTCCTTCGCCAACGCCCTGCTGGGCGAAGAGGTACTGCCCGTGTCGCCGCATCCGGCCACGGCCGCCGTCGGGCGGATTCTGGCGCCGGAGGGCGGCTTCGCCCACGGGACGGCGGCCATCACCATGAAGCGGGCGGAGGAGGTCTGGGAGGACATCCTCCATTCCTTCAGCGTGCTGCAGCTGACGCCGCCGCAGCACGACTCGTGGACCGCAGCCGTGTCCCGGCTGCAGACCGGAGGGCTCCATCCGTCCGCGCTGCCGCATGCCGGCTTCCTGCGGGCAGCTGCCGCCGGATGGGAGGAATCCCGTCCGCTGCTCGGAACAGAGCGGACGGTCAGCCTGGGGGAATACCGCAGCCTGGTCGCTGACGAGAAGCGCGCCTGCTTCGTGCAGAGCACGGATCTGTATTATGACAGTCCGCTGACACGTAGCGGCATCGTATTGGTGGACACGCCAGGTGCGGATTCCTTACATGCCCGTCACACCGGTGTAACCTTCGGCTACATGAAGAACGCCGATGCCATCTGCTTCGTGACCTACTATAACCACGCCTTCTCCAAGGCTGACCGCAGCCTGCTTGCCCAGCTGGGGAGAATCAAAGACAGCTTCGCACTCGACAAAATGTTCTTCATCATCAACGCCGCAGACCTCGCAGCGGACGAGGCCGAGCTTGAAGAGGTGAAGCAGCATGTGGCGCAAAATCTGCGGGCCGGAGGCCTGACCTCGCCGCGGATTTACAGCGTGTCCAGCCTGCTTGCGCTGGAGGGCAAGACAAGCGGAGCGGGGGAGGCTTACGAGGCCTCCGGGTTCGGCAGCTTTGAAGCCGCACTCTCCGCGTTCGCCGGTGATGAACTGCCGGGACTGTCTTTGGCAGCAGCCAAGGACAGCCTAAGCTCGGTGCGCGGACGCGCCGAAGAATGGCAACGCCTTGCGCTGATGGAAGCAGACCAGCAGGCGGAAGGAATGAAGCAGTTCCGGCAGCGCCGGGAAGCGGCGAATCTGCGGCTGGCTGCGCTTGCGCAGGAAGACCGGCCGCTCCGGGACCTGCGCCGTGAAGGTGCAGAGCTTCTCTATCATGTCCGGCAGCGGATTGCCTTTTCGTTCGGGCGTTCCTTCCAGGAGTCCTTCCATCCATCCATTCTCAGGGAAGACGGAGGGAACCTGAAGGACATCTTCATCGCCTGCGGGCGGGAGCTGGAGCGCAGTCTTCTGCGTGAACTGGAGCAGGAGCTGTGGGCAACGACCCTGCGGCTGGAGTCGGCAGGGCGCAGATTCGTGACCCAGGCGGCCACAGCGGCTGCTGCCGAGCTGTCCATCCCGGATCAGGAGCTTCAGCTGCTGGAGAATCCGGATGAGCGCTGGCCCGCACCTGCGAAGCTGAACTGCGTTCTGGCTCCGCTGGACTGGGCCGGACTGTGGAGCCGCTTCAAATCTCCGCGCCACTTCTTCGAGGGACCGGGCCGGACAGAGATCCGCGCGGCTGCCGAGCCGTGGTTCAAAGAAGCGGTAGCTGCGGCGGCGCAAGGACAGGAGCACTCTCTGTTGACATTCTATACCGATGCAGCGGCAGCGGCCTTATCCCAGGCCGCAGACCAGCTGCGTGAAGGCCTGTCTGAACAGGAGGCAGCCATGTCGGCGCTGCTGAAAGGGGGTGATGGTGCGCAGCATTGGGGCCGGATCGCCGAAGAATTACGGCTTCAGGAGCAGGCTTTCGTTGAAATATAA